A single region of the Chelonia mydas isolate rCheMyd1 chromosome 4, rCheMyd1.pri.v2, whole genome shotgun sequence genome encodes:
- the SHROOM3 gene encoding protein Shroom3 isoform X1: MSSVILKMDTCAAKEHTDLPASHSLSPECIPTDLQHSKTAWSGGVKARLKARRAELVGRPHSWHSTKFIENQPDPSMMQISQGTIGTPWHQSYHSSSSTSDLSGYDHGYLRRSPDQYSSWGSMETLDQSPSGYHPGHLSPAKSTNGIDQLAQLHSKRDSAYSSFSTNSSIPECPAPSLCKERSFSMDNVHSRGSPQEGMRQADIRYVKTVYDAQRGVSEEYEVNSSALRPSGEGRTQTEGRGYSRLHGHSRYSGVPFWGQQRRSSSDSEGQHPKGPPMPPTRSDSYAAIKHHERPSSWSSLDQNRPCRAQPKGAWPPSSGTASLGQGQLLKPMFVEGQLHTVVEKSPESSPTVKPKQSYSQAAQPGQPLLPTGVYPVPSPEPHFAQVPQPSASNNGMLYPALAKESGYAPPLPASYEKAPVCRHSGVDENGNQSVTNRSAIFYRPDHGPPAAEKKQEAKFAQYKPHSTSGPDVHSTPSQKDKSGSLYVASHGIRESTSNTPHSNHNSQQLQARSRDANESKALYQPKEYWASELQEDKNANLQKSERDPTSQNQWCYGKAKQLGFSSLQNSLESTRRQNSLELKEMQQCEGYSDAKLSFTNRNNKAEKDRRGQGCGQRNDLDRQAFTRHEDDVSSMAPFHNAEPKYEEPSSLLHPKASDFSRSRLSSSSTQSIQPGKLESSKSHCSVLEKVSKIEQREQGSQRPQSIGVPSFGHNYGPNRPSQSSGTRCSLNSTEDVRNKTNSQEHGQPSGEPCRLPSTTGCETPPCVQPVSRNGSAKPEAVDWHPVEQQMVAAANQARQSEYYGLTRSKSTFQLMCEPEKEILWRDNVQDAPGTQLDTSFSRNYRNSIKDAQSKVLRATSFRRKDLDIGPPFGSKPKGSAQRPASAHVGMRTTTTSPHVPKERHSVTPTQNSVPLLEYTEKESQARLSQPVSRIGGRKRLTAEQKKRSYSEPEKINEVGVSDHEPSPFSSQKKGLHFIFPENTVADRRKIFERENKARSTINLSKPELKQLQQNALADYIERKTGKRPSHDAGVLREHSQSSYLQASGLDSQSLSSASSMNSLQDQKLYRRRQSLEQVSRTGRVSCTLPPGLTGCFDLNGFEQKKGHPDGSSSSFASQFKMDRRRDYRAKPELLKSTQAGQRGSHDQLLYRMEEQAFGKASLPGKSGKSVSVEDLLDRSDIQSVTVHVRSRSSPTADKKHRDLLRGESKEFGHLVKNPSYVVGAGDGSYSSKKRSHPEKPTIPNYRPHPPGNDLTSSSTLSESHQASESPRHISRTQRCVSSPTDLKNHSSEPKQGARPLLLNRIPSGPGQSSSSAAHSTQTPSDLQAAGDGLSMRQHTKLDTVPAEGNDKGQAWPLYHDDSSPEDSAAEAMQRKTMLTQRLLPSKVKWAHSVNDDSFPKGSVSSQVSEQKLFQRWQSLPIQSSTSSDPETPPPSGKISLRISESGLQLTPPPVLLEEGDDEVFIKDSQPGAVGTAFKPLPPPPPPPPLPEWSPSAFTSDTEVFPPPPPAAFEAGGATGDKSTRLIEETKISSFGRFPRSLVDRGKPGLSSISRETSWAASPPVGNTESLHQSPAAQGEWPNSQKQNAEQLGGNLKEPEAQGKDSENGGLSPGTQGTATQVKKKKTPEDIKSEALAKEIVHRDKSLADILDPESRMKTTMDLMEGIFPNGTSLLKDSNMKRKMMQKKASRTVPEDDRREEKEAAVTLVTCTAYYNMSAPKAELLNKIRDLPKDVDKEEEQLDINEKKAELITSLSHKLEILKEAKESLLEDIKMNNALGEEVEVLISELCKPNEFDKYKMFIGDLDKVVNLLLSLSGRLARVENVLSSLGEDVNTEERSSLNEKRKLLAGQHEDARELKENLDRRERVVLDILGNYLSEEQLQEYQHFVKMKSTLLIEQRELDDKIKLGQEQLKCLTESLPTDFIPTDTTAAAAPATAPPGVSSSLPTPSASSL, encoded by the exons GCGGGCTGAACTTGTGGGCCGACCGCACTCCTGGCATTCAACCAAATTCATAGAGAACCAACCCGATCCCAGCATGATGCAAATATCTCAGGGCACGATTGGCACTCCTTGGCATCAGTCCTACCATTCCAG ttCCTCGACGAGTGATCTCTCTGGCTATGACCATGGCTATCTGAGGAGAAGCCCTGACCAGTACAGCTCGTGGGGTAGCATGGAGACCTTGGACCAATCTCCTTCTGGATATCACCCTGGCCACCTTTCGCCAGCCAAGTCCACCAACGGCATCGACCAGCTTGCCCAACTCCACAGCAAGAGGGACTCTGCCTACAGCTCCTTCTCCACTAACTCCAGCATCCCCGAGTGCCCAGCGCCTTCCTTGTGCAAGGAGCGCTCCTTCTCCATGGACAACGTGCACTCCCGAGGCAGCCCGCAGGAAGGGATGAGGCAGGCTGACATCAGGTACGTCAAGACGGTCTACGACGCCCAGCGAGGGGTCTCTGAGGAGTACGAAGTGAACTCCTCCGCGCTGCGTCCAAGTGGCGAGGGGCGGACGCAGACAGAAGGCCGTGGCTACAGCAGGCTGCATGGTCACAGCCGATACAGCGGAGTCCCCTTCTGGGGCCAGCAAAGGAGGAGCTCCTCCGACAGTGAGGGTCAGCACCCGAAGGGGCCCCCCATGCCACCAACTCGCAGTGACAGCTATGCGGCAATAAAGCACCACGAGAGGCCCAGCTCCTGGTCCAGCCTTGATCAAAACAGACCGTGTCGAGCTCAGCCGAAAGGGGCCTGGCCTCCATCATCTGGCACtgcctccctggggcagggacagctgcTGAAACCCATGTTTGTGGAAGGGCAGCTGCACACCGTGGTGGAGAAGAGCCCTGAGAGCAGCCCCACAGTGAAACCGAAGCAGAGCTATTCCCAGGCAGCACAGCCGGGACAGCCTTTGCTTCCTACTGGCGTCTACCCTGTACCTTCCCCCGAACCACACTTTGCCCAGGTGCCCCAGCCTTCGGCAAGCAATAATGGGATGCTTTATCCAGCTCTGGCCAAAGAGAGTGGATATGCTCCACCTCTTCCAGCCTCGTATGAGAAGGCCCCGGTCTGCAGGCATTCTGGCGTCGATGAGAATGGAAACCAAAGTGTTACAAACAGATCGGCCATCTTCTATCGGCCGGACCACGGGCCACCGGCTGCAGAGAAAAAGCAGGAAGCAAAATTTGCTCAGTACAAACCTCACAGTACATCAGGCCCTGATGTCCATTCAACCCCTTCCCAAAAGGACAAGTCAGGCTCCCTTTATGTGGCATCACATGGCATCCGAGAGAGCACAAGCAACACCCCGCACTCCAACCACAATTCACAGCAACTGCAGGCCCGCTCAAGGGATGCCAATGAAAGCAAAGCTCTCTATCAGCCCAAGGAGTACTGGGCGTCTGAGTTGCAGGAGGACAAAAATGCCAATCTACAGAAAAGTGAGAGAGACCCCACCAGCCAGAATCAGTGGTGTTACGGTAAAGCCAAGCAGCTTGGCTTTTCATCCTTGCAGAACAGCCTAGAGAGCACCAGAAGGCAAAATAGTTTGGAGCTAAAGGAGATGCAACAATGTGAGGGCTAttctgatgccaaactgtctttCACAAATCGCAATAATAAAGCAGAGAAGGATCGAAGAGGGCAAGGGTGTGGCCAACGGAACGATTTGGACAGACAAGCTTTCACACGGCATGAGGATGACGTCAGCAGCATGGCCCCATTCCACAATGCAGAGCCAAAGTACGAGGAGCCCTCTTCTCTGCTGCACCCAAAGGCCTCCGATTTCAGCAGGAGCCGGCTAAGCTCCAGCAGCACCCAAAGCATCCAGCCTGGGAAACTGGAATCCAGCAAATCCCACTGTTCTGTGCTGGAGAAGGTCAGCAAGATCGAGCAACGCGAGCAAGGCAGTCAAAGGCCCCAGAGCATAGGTGTGCCCAGCTTTGGACATAATTATGGGCCAAATAGGCCAAGCCAATCATCCGGCACTAGGTGCTCTCTTAACAGCACGGAGGACGTACGAAACAAGACAAACTCCCAAGAGCATGGCCAGCCATCCGGCGAACCGTGCAGGCTACCCAGCACGACTGGCTGTGAGACGCCGCCCTGCGTGCAGCCGGTGAGCAGGAACGGGAGTGCGAAGCCTGAGGCGGTTGACTGGCATCCTGTGGAGCAGCAGATGGTGGCAGCAGCAAATCAGGCGCGGCAGAGTGAGTACTACGGTCTGACAAGGAGTAAAAGCACGTTCCAGCTGATGTGCGAGCCAGAGAAGGAAATCCTGTGGAGGGATAACGTCCAAGACGCTCCTGGAACACAGCTGGACACCTCGTTCAGCAGAAACTACAGAAACAGCATTAAAGACGCTCAGTCCAAGGTCCTACGAGCCACATCGTTCAGGCGCAAAGACCTCGACATCGGCCCACCCTTTGGGAGCAAACCCAAGGGGAGTGCACAGAGGCCGGCCTCAGCCCACGTTGGGATGAGGACCACCACAACATCCCCTCACGTCCCCAAGGAGAGGCACAGCGTCACTCCTACGCAGAACAGTGTCCCCCTCCTGGAGTACACTGAGAAGGAGAGCCAGGCTAGGCTGTCACAGCCCGTGTCCCGCATTGGGGGCAGGAAGCGGCTGACAGCCGAGCAGAAGAAGAGATCCTACTCCGAGCCAGAGAAAATAAACGAAGTGGGTGTCTCAGACCACGAGCCCTCGCCCTTCTCCTCCCAGAAGAAAGGCCTCCATTTCATCTTCCCAGAAAACACTGTGGCTGACCGGCGCAAGATCTTTGAGCGGGAGAACAAAGCTCGCTCCACCATCAATCTCTCCAAGCCGGAGCTGAAGCAGCTCCAACAGAACGCACTCGCGGACTACATCGAACGCAAAACGGGGAAGCGGCCTTCTCACGATGCTGGCGTCCTGAGAGAGCACTCACAAAGCTCCTACCTGCAAGCCAGCGGCCTGGACAGCCAGAGcctctcctctgcctccagcatgaATTCTCTCCAGGATCAGAAGCTTTACCGCCGGAGACAGTCACTAGAGCAGGTATCTAGAACAGGTCGGGTCTCCTGTACCCTTCCCCCGGGGCTGACGGGCTGCTTTGATCTCAATGGGTTTGAGCAAAAGAAAGGGCACCCGGACGGAAGCAGCAGTTCCTTTGCAAGCCAGTTTAAAATGGACAGACGCCGAGATTACAGAGCCAAACCGGAGCTTCTGAAAAGCACTCAGGCAGGTCAGCGTGGCTCACACGACCAACTGCTCTACAGGATGGAAGAGCAGGCCTTTGGAAAGGCCTCATTGCCTGGGAAATCTGGGAAATCAGTGTCTGTAGAAGACTTGCTCGATAGATCTGATATCCAGTCAGTCACGGTGCATGTGCGCTCCAGGTCGTCTCCCACAGCCGACAAGAAACACCGG GACTTGCTGAGAGGGGAAAGTAAAGAATTTGGCCACTTGGTGAAAAATCCTTCTTACGTGGTTGGTGCAGGAGATGG GTCCTACAGCAGTAAGAAAAGAAGCCACCCTGAAAAGCCAACAATCCCAAATTATCGTCCCCATCCTCCTGGCAATGACCTCACAAGCTCATCCACTCTGAGTGAGAGCCACCAGGCCTCAGAATCCCCTAGGCATATCAGCAGGACTCAAAGGTGTGTCTCATCGCCAACAGACTTGAAGAATCATTCTTCCGAACCTAAGCAGGGCGCCAGACCCTTGCTTCTTAACCGTATTCCTTCTGGACCTGGTCAGTCCTCATCTAGCGCTGCTCATTCCACCCAGACTCCCTCAGATCTGCAGGCTGCTGGGGATGGCCTGTCAATGAGGCAACATACCAAACTAGACACGGTCCCCGCTGAAGGCAATGATAAGGGTCAGGCATGGCCTCTGTACCATGATGACAGCTCCCCTGAGGACTCAGCCGCAGAAGCGATGCAGAGAAAGACCATGCTGACTCAGAGACTCCTCCCATCCAAAGTGAAATGGGCTCATTCGGTCAATGATGACAGCTTCCCAAAGGGCTCGGTGTCTTCTCAGGTGTCTGAGCAGAAACTCTTTCAAAGATGGCAGAGCCTACCGATACAAAGCAGCACTTCTTCCGATCCGGAGACTCCTCCTCCCTCTGGAAAGATCTCTCTGCGGATCTCCGAGTCAGGCCTTCAGCTGACTCCCCCACCGGTCCTGCTGGAAGAGGGAGACGATGAGGTGTTTATCAAGGACTCGCAGCCTGGTGCTGTAGGGACTGCATTTAAACCCTTACCCCCTccgccaccaccacctcctcttcctgagtgGAGCCCCAGCGCTTTTACAAGCGACACAGAGGTatttccacctcctcctccgGCTGCATTTGAAGCAGGTGGGGCAACAGGAGACAAATCCACGAGGCTTATAGAAGAGACCAAAATAAG CAGCTTCGGCAGGTTTCCCAGGAGTCTGGTTGACAGGGGAAAGCCGGGGTTGAGCTCCATCAGCAGGGAAACCAGCTGGGCCGCTTCACCACCTGTTGGGAACACTGAGTCACTGCACCAGTCACCTGCTGCTCAAGGGGAGTGGCCGAACTCTCAGAAGCAGAATGCAGAGCAACTTGGAGGCAACCTGAAAGAGCCAGAGGCCCAGGGGAAGGATTCGGAAAATGGTGGCCTCAGCCCCGGGACTCAGGGCACAGCTACTCaagtgaagaagaagaagaccCCAGAGGATATTAAGTCAGAGGCCCTGGCCAAGGAGATTGTCCACAGGGATAAGTCTCTAGCAGATATCCTGGATCCAGAGTCCAGAATGAAGACAACCATGGACTTAATGGAAGGGATCTTTCCCAATGGAACCAGCTTGCTGAAAGATAGCAACATGAAAAGGAAGATGATGCAAAAGAAAGCCAGCAGGACGGTGCCTGAGGATGACAG aagagaagaaaaggaagcTGCTGTAACTTTGGTCACCTGCACTGCTTACTATAACATGTCGGCCCCCAAAGCAGAGCTGCTGAATAAAATCAGAGACTTGccaaaagatgtggacaaggaAGAGGAACAGCTGGACATCAATGAGAAGAAG GCTGAGCTCATCACGAGTTTGTCCCACAAACTGGAGATCTTGAAGGAAGCTAAGGAGAGCCTGCTAGAAGACATCAAGATGAATAATGCcctgggagaggaggtggaggtgtTGATCAGCGAGTTATGCAAGCCCAATGAGTTTGACAAATACAAGATGTTCATAGGCGACCTGGATAAAGTGGTGAACCTCTTGCTCTCCCTCTCAGGGCGTCTGGCCCGGGTAGAGAACGTTTTGAGCAGCCTAGGTGAAGATGTGAATACTGAAGAGCGG AGCTCTCTCAATGAGAAGAGGAAGCTGCTGGCTGGCCAGCATGAGGATGCCCGGGAGCTGAAGGAGAACCTGGACCGGCGAGAACGTGTGGTCTTGGACATCTTGGGCAATTACCTCTCGGAGGAGCAGCTCCAGGAGTACCAGCACTTTGTGAAGATGAAGTCCACGCTTCTCATAGAGCAGCGGGAGCTGGACGACAAGATTAAATTGGGTCAGGAACAGCTCAAGTGCCTGACGGAAAGCCTCCCTACAGACTTCATCCCCAcggacacaacagcagcagcggccccagccacagcccccccGGGGGTCAGCAGTAGTTTACCTACACCATCGGCCTCTTCACTTTAA